In Topomyia yanbarensis strain Yona2022 chromosome 2, ASM3024719v1, whole genome shotgun sequence, one DNA window encodes the following:
- the LOC131686110 gene encoding protein spaetzle 4, with amino-acid sequence MKRHSRVELGIIHPLIFITFVPVITASGYGYDSASTCDPNASRKSRSSHLLQTIPCDLSVQAYCNLPGSAYPWHAVRRFVHENQGLMRRMYGDVRHISVLKSEMENNEIDTDDIHHTAERYSRKDAYKKMKHAHSSHYEFGRDKSNDVLTEPHFRPSQKISNQKTTTTTPPTTTIIQFTTSSDISITNTTSKPTFLSITLKETTTTFDEIVSQQNIGDEFGQYKDNEKFDIKKLSTIANLETNNETHVNADLIKNKIKNDTKIINATNDTVTNLNATESNVQDTNATSNLNMVIDTNIVNISKSTSFENTTTEKSNVTVTKIEVPNPTKSISKNTEGQLFQEAAQKEAPVPNMKGVNACPVKEEVVAPFWANNTRGEVLALLNLYPFEQYVHWEKCAFELKQMYCREGCRCEQQYRLHRLLAYDPHNECRGIFSDWFRFPSCCICKCYDLPFDYRVTSRSPRTIIKESIQYIEDELQNAIYDHATDDWYRPKDFGYG; translated from the exons gGAATAATTCACCCCCTTATTTTTATAACGTTTGTTCCTGTAATTACGGCTAGTGGTTATGGATATGACTCTGCCTCAACATGTGATCCAAATGCATCAAGAAAAAGTCGTTCATCACATCTACTTCAGACAATTCCCTGTGATTTGAGTGTGCAGGCATACTGTAATCTACCAGGATCTGCTTACCCTTGGCATGCAGTGCGCCGATTTGTACATGAGAATCAAGGATTAATGCGACGAATGTATGGAGACGTACGCCATATTTCTGTTCTAAAGTCTGAAAtggaaaacaatgaaattgatACAGATGATATACATCATACCGCTGAACGATATTCTCGAAAGGATGCATACAAAAAAATGAAGCATGCTCATTCCTCTCATTACGAATTTGGACGAGATAAAAGTAACGATGTTCTAACGGAGCCACATTTTAGGCCATCTCAAAAGATTAGTAATCAGAAGACCACTACAACTACACCACCAACTACAACTATTATACAATTTACAACTAGCAGCGATATATCTATCACCAACACCACAAGTAAACCGACGTTTCTAAGTATTACACTTAAAGAAACTACTACGACATTTGATGAAATCGTTTCACAGCAAAACATTGGCGATGAGTTTGGACAATATAAAGACAATGAGAAATTTGACATAAAAAAACTATCAACTATAGCTAATTTGGAAACCAATAACGAAACGCATGTCAATGCTgatttaataaaaaacaaaattaagaaTGACACTAAAATAATCAATGCAACAAATGATACGGTTACTAACTTAAATGCTACAGAATCCAACGTTCAAGATACAAATGCTACGAGTAATCTGAATATGGTCATTGATACAAACATCGTAAACATTTCTAAAAGTACTAGCTTCGAAAACACTACAACTGAAAAAAGCAATGTGACGGTGACTAAGATAGAAGTACCCAACCCTACAAAATCCATATCAAAAAACACGGAAGGGCAACTTTTTCAAGAAGCTGCCCAAAAAGAAGCTCCAGTGCCAAACATGAAAGGAGT CAACGCGTGTCCTGTGAAAGAAGAAGTCGTGGCCCCATTCTGGGCTAACAATACGAGAGGGGAAGTGCTAGCCCTGCTGAATCTTTATCCATTCGAGCAATATGTACATTGGGAAAAGTGCGCTTTCGAACTCAAGCAAATGTACTGTCGGGAAGGATGTCGATGTGAACAGCAGTATAGATTACATCGATTACTGGCATACGATCCGCACAATGAATGTAGAGGCATTTTTTCGGACTGGTTTAGGTTCCCATCCTGCTGCATATGTAAGTGCTACGATCTTCCGTTCGATTACCGTGTCACATCAAGGAGCCCTAGAACAATTATTAAAGAGTCTATTCAATATATTGAAGATGAACTGCAAAATGCTATTTACGATCATGCAACTGATGACTGGTATCGCCCGAAGGATTTTGGCTACGGTTGA
- the LOC131686109 gene encoding putative uncharacterized protein ANP32CP, protein MSSENKKSEVEVENVAATEEKAETKELKGVKRPADEKATESKKVKKDENGAGEEEEDVDDEGEEVEGEDEEYDLPYGEEEDIEAEDEEEEEGDEVDGEEDDEDA, encoded by the exons ATGAGttcagaaaacaaaaaaagtgaaGTTGAAGTGGAGAATGTTGCCGCTACCGAAGAGAAAGCAGAGACTAAAGAACTAAAAGGAGTCAAACGGCCAGCAGAT GAAAAAGCAAcagaatccaaaaaagtgaagaaGGATGAAAATGGCGCgggcgaagaagaagaagatgtAGATGATGAAGGCGAGGAAGTGGAAGGAGAAGATGAAGAATATGACCTTCCCTATGGCGAAGAAGAGGATATAGAAGCTGAAG ATGAGGAGGAAGAAGAAGGCGATGAGGTAGACGGAGAAGAAGATGACGAGGATGCGTAA